From Hippoglossus stenolepis isolate QCI-W04-F060 chromosome 6, HSTE1.2, whole genome shotgun sequence, a single genomic window includes:
- the lemd1 gene encoding LEM domain-containing protein 1 isoform X3, whose product MPVLVEEPALLSKSRLRSDFVAHNVKLHLKHIDHRNAAEFSSDEEEDVQDEAEKEEKPEEAEMPDPSGLTDDDLKAALLRHGFKPGPIVASTRALYEKKLRRLLRSNGHNLLNAAEKVMYSASEEEEEEEEEENGEDDDAESGAEEEKQEAAEQSDEAQPGSSQVQAGSQTVAADASSSFTSPVFSITEMVEEMESRGSLSTSSNTVREFNGSNGQEHCSGSSRLDTPVVDNSSMKNHSVYCTPRTSPHKRGMKPPREPVIDTFKDLLPAETTPTGIYATRRRPIKGAAGRPVQYAYPDTPFSPTTLERRVVERRLVPIHIRFLFFLVMACILYLIYELV is encoded by the exons ATGCCGGTGTTAGTGGAGGAACCCGCTCTTCTGTCTAAATCTAGACTCAGATCAGATTTCGTCGCGCACAATGTGAAGCTGCACCTGAAACACATCGACCACAGGAACGCTGCAGAGTTTTCAAGCGACGAGGAAGAAGACGTTCAAGATGAAGCT gaaaaggaggagaagccagaggaagcagagatgcCTGACCCGAGCGGTTTGACTGACGATGACCTCAAGGCGGCGCTGCTCCGACACGGGTTCAAACCTGGGCCCATAGTTG CCTCCACCAGGGCTTTGTATGAGAAGAAGCTCAGGCGACTGCTCCGGTCCAATGGACACAACCTACTTAATGCAGCAGAGAAGGTGATGTACTCGgccagtgaagaagaggaagaagaagaagaagaagaaaacggGGAGGACGATGATGCAGAGTCAG GTGCTGAGGAAGAAAAGCAGGAAGCGGCTGAGCAGTCAGACGAGGCTCAGCCAGGGAGCAGCCAG GTTCAAGCTGGATCACAGACGGTTGCAGCCGACGCTTCCTCGTCATTTACCTCTCCGGTCTTCAGCATCACTGAAATGGTTGAGgag ATGGAGAGTCGGGGGTCACTCTCCACTAGCtcaaacacagtgagagagtTCAATGGGAGCAATGGACAGGAGCATTGTTCAGGGTCCAGCAGG CTGGACACGCCAGTTGTGGACAACAGCTCCATGAAGAACCACTCTGTGTACTGCACCCCCAGGACTTCACCTCATAAACGGGGAATGAAG CCTCCTCGGGAGCCTGTGATCGATACGTTCAAGGACTTGCTTCCTGCTGAGACCACACCCACGGGTATATA CGCCACTCGTCGGAGACCCATCAAGGGGGCCGCGGGCAGACCTGTGCAGTACGCGTACCCGGACACTCCTTTCAGTCCCACGACCCTGGAGAGACGAGTGGTGGAGCGCCGCCTGGTGCCTATCCACATACGGTTTCTGTTCTTCCTCGTCATGGCGTGCATCCTCTACCTCATTTATGAGTTAGTTTAG
- the lemd1 gene encoding LEM domain-containing protein 1 isoform X2, with translation MPVLVEEPALLSKSRLRSDFVAHNVKLHLKHIDHRNAAEFSSDEEEDVQDEAEEKPEEAEMPDPSGLTDDDLKAALLRHGFKPGPIVASTRALYEKKLRRLLRSNGHNLLNAAEKVMYSASEEEEEEEEEENGEDDDAESGAEEEKQEAAEQSDEAQPGSSQIGGFFYPQCFLPSSRLRARASRNKEPSPAWNSGNALKSSEQSRPRCSQIPVGISRASSVDHRPGLGSGVQAGSQTVAADASSSFTSPVFSITEMVEEMESRGSLSTSSNTVREFNGSNGQEHCSGSSRLDTPVVDNSSMKNHSVYCTPRTSPHKRGMKPPREPVIDTFKDLLPAETTPTGIYATRRRPIKGAAGRPVQYAYPDTPFSPTTLERRVVERRLVPIHIRFLFFLVMACILYLIYELV, from the exons ATGCCGGTGTTAGTGGAGGAACCCGCTCTTCTGTCTAAATCTAGACTCAGATCAGATTTCGTCGCGCACAATGTGAAGCTGCACCTGAAACACATCGACCACAGGAACGCTGCAGAGTTTTCAAGCGACGAGGAAGAAGACGTTCAAGATGAAGCT gaggagaagccagaggaagcagagatgcCTGACCCGAGCGGTTTGACTGACGATGACCTCAAGGCGGCGCTGCTCCGACACGGGTTCAAACCTGGGCCCATAGTTG CCTCCACCAGGGCTTTGTATGAGAAGAAGCTCAGGCGACTGCTCCGGTCCAATGGACACAACCTACTTAATGCAGCAGAGAAGGTGATGTACTCGgccagtgaagaagaggaagaagaagaagaagaagaaaacggGGAGGACGATGATGCAGAGTCAG GTGCTGAGGAAGAAAAGCAGGAAGCGGCTGAGCAGTCAGACGAGGCTCAGCCAGGGAGCAGCCAG ATAGGTGGCTTTTTTTACCCACAGTGCTTTTTACCTTCATCCAGACTG CGTGCTCGCGCTTCTAGGAACAAGGAACCTAGTCCCGCGTGGAATTCAGGGAATGCGTTAAAATCATCAGAGCAGAGTCGGCCTCGCTGCTCGCAGATTCCTGTAGGAATTAGCAGAGCATCCTCTGTAGATCACCGCCCAGGATTAGGATCAGGG GTTCAAGCTGGATCACAGACGGTTGCAGCCGACGCTTCCTCGTCATTTACCTCTCCGGTCTTCAGCATCACTGAAATGGTTGAGgag ATGGAGAGTCGGGGGTCACTCTCCACTAGCtcaaacacagtgagagagtTCAATGGGAGCAATGGACAGGAGCATTGTTCAGGGTCCAGCAGG CTGGACACGCCAGTTGTGGACAACAGCTCCATGAAGAACCACTCTGTGTACTGCACCCCCAGGACTTCACCTCATAAACGGGGAATGAAG CCTCCTCGGGAGCCTGTGATCGATACGTTCAAGGACTTGCTTCCTGCTGAGACCACACCCACGGGTATATA CGCCACTCGTCGGAGACCCATCAAGGGGGCCGCGGGCAGACCTGTGCAGTACGCGTACCCGGACACTCCTTTCAGTCCCACGACCCTGGAGAGACGAGTGGTGGAGCGCCGCCTGGTGCCTATCCACATACGGTTTCTGTTCTTCCTCGTCATGGCGTGCATCCTCTACCTCATTTATGAGTTAGTTTAG
- the lemd1 gene encoding LEM domain-containing protein 1 isoform X1 — MPVLVEEPALLSKSRLRSDFVAHNVKLHLKHIDHRNAAEFSSDEEEDVQDEAEKEEKPEEAEMPDPSGLTDDDLKAALLRHGFKPGPIVASTRALYEKKLRRLLRSNGHNLLNAAEKVMYSASEEEEEEEEEENGEDDDAESGAEEEKQEAAEQSDEAQPGSSQIGGFFYPQCFLPSSRLRARASRNKEPSPAWNSGNALKSSEQSRPRCSQIPVGISRASSVDHRPGLGSGVQAGSQTVAADASSSFTSPVFSITEMVEEMESRGSLSTSSNTVREFNGSNGQEHCSGSSRLDTPVVDNSSMKNHSVYCTPRTSPHKRGMKPPREPVIDTFKDLLPAETTPTGIYATRRRPIKGAAGRPVQYAYPDTPFSPTTLERRVVERRLVPIHIRFLFFLVMACILYLIYELV, encoded by the exons ATGCCGGTGTTAGTGGAGGAACCCGCTCTTCTGTCTAAATCTAGACTCAGATCAGATTTCGTCGCGCACAATGTGAAGCTGCACCTGAAACACATCGACCACAGGAACGCTGCAGAGTTTTCAAGCGACGAGGAAGAAGACGTTCAAGATGAAGCT gaaaaggaggagaagccagaggaagcagagatgcCTGACCCGAGCGGTTTGACTGACGATGACCTCAAGGCGGCGCTGCTCCGACACGGGTTCAAACCTGGGCCCATAGTTG CCTCCACCAGGGCTTTGTATGAGAAGAAGCTCAGGCGACTGCTCCGGTCCAATGGACACAACCTACTTAATGCAGCAGAGAAGGTGATGTACTCGgccagtgaagaagaggaagaagaagaagaagaagaaaacggGGAGGACGATGATGCAGAGTCAG GTGCTGAGGAAGAAAAGCAGGAAGCGGCTGAGCAGTCAGACGAGGCTCAGCCAGGGAGCAGCCAG ATAGGTGGCTTTTTTTACCCACAGTGCTTTTTACCTTCATCCAGACTG CGTGCTCGCGCTTCTAGGAACAAGGAACCTAGTCCCGCGTGGAATTCAGGGAATGCGTTAAAATCATCAGAGCAGAGTCGGCCTCGCTGCTCGCAGATTCCTGTAGGAATTAGCAGAGCATCCTCTGTAGATCACCGCCCAGGATTAGGATCAGGG GTTCAAGCTGGATCACAGACGGTTGCAGCCGACGCTTCCTCGTCATTTACCTCTCCGGTCTTCAGCATCACTGAAATGGTTGAGgag ATGGAGAGTCGGGGGTCACTCTCCACTAGCtcaaacacagtgagagagtTCAATGGGAGCAATGGACAGGAGCATTGTTCAGGGTCCAGCAGG CTGGACACGCCAGTTGTGGACAACAGCTCCATGAAGAACCACTCTGTGTACTGCACCCCCAGGACTTCACCTCATAAACGGGGAATGAAG CCTCCTCGGGAGCCTGTGATCGATACGTTCAAGGACTTGCTTCCTGCTGAGACCACACCCACGGGTATATA CGCCACTCGTCGGAGACCCATCAAGGGGGCCGCGGGCAGACCTGTGCAGTACGCGTACCCGGACACTCCTTTCAGTCCCACGACCCTGGAGAGACGAGTGGTGGAGCGCCGCCTGGTGCCTATCCACATACGGTTTCTGTTCTTCCTCGTCATGGCGTGCATCCTCTACCTCATTTATGAGTTAGTTTAG
- the pm20d1.2 gene encoding N-fatty-acyl-amino acid synthase/hydrolase PM20D1.2, whose product MTEPGPRFKTVKFVKIISCSFLIVVSLLLTVASIRTLTLDGHDGLQLARWEKTDNISLELDLDHRQELLTRLREAIRIRTVSTSAEDINTTALLHFDRFLRQAFPRVFSSSLVHHELVANYSHLFRVEGSQPDLVPYLLLAHIDVVPASESDDWVAPPFSAEVIDGFIYGRGAMDDKSSLMGILEALEYLLRKGYAPRRGFYIGLGHDEEVFGLNGAVNIVRVLKQRGVQLSFVLDEGLALIDGVFPGLEGPAALIGLSEKGMASVKLSVSMVPGHASMPPRQTTIGILAAAVKSLEENPMPTVFGYGPERGTFEQLAHKFRFPLKFILSNLWLFSPIVARFMERKPETNSFIRTTTAVTMFNAGVKLNVIPSLAEAYINMRIHPAQSLKEAMDHIHSTVGDPRVKIELINGFDPEPVSSSDEKSFGFQIIKKTVLDVFPTVTVAPGMCTANTDSRHFKDLTKDIYRFIPLWLKPGDTQRLHGINERISIKNYEEYVTFYFSLIQNCDIQNLPEPHSSVHEL is encoded by the exons ATGACGGAACCAGGCCCGAGGTTTAAAACCGTCAAGTTTGTGAAGATCATCTCGTGCAGCTTCCTCATCGTCGTGTCACTGTTACTGACGGTGGCGTCAATCAGGACGCTGACCCTGGACGGACACGACGGACTCCAGCTCGCGCGCTGGGAGAAGACGGACAACATCTCGCTGGAGTTGGACCTCGACCACAGACAGGAGCTGCTGACGCGGCTGAGAG AGGCGATCCGGATCCGCACCGTGTCCACATCCGCTGAGGACATCAACACCACCGCGCTGCTTCACTTTGACAGGTTCCTCCGCCAAG CCTTCCCAAGGGTTTTCTCTTCGAGCTTGGTTCATCATGAGTTGGTGGCGAACTACAGCCACCTGTTCAGGGTGGAAGGATCCCAACCTGACCTGGTGCCCTACCTGCTGCTGGCCCACATCGATGTGGTACCTGCCTCCGAGTCAGACGACTGGGTGGCCCCACCGTTTTCCGCCGAGGTGATAGACGGCTTCATCTATGGCAGAGGAGCCATGGACGACAAGAGCTCTTTAATG GGAATACTTGAGGCGCTGGAATACTTGCTTAGGAAAGGCTATGCTCCACGCAGAGGCTTTTACATCGGTCTTGGCCATGATGAAGAA GTTTTTGGTTTGAATGGGGCAGTGAACATCGTGCGTGTGCTGAAACAGCGTGGTGTGCAGCTGTCCTTCGTCCTGGACGAGGGCCTGGCTTTAATTGATGGAGTCTTCCCTGGTCTCGAAGGACCTGCCGCTCT AATTGGGTTAAGTGAAAAGGGAATGGCCTCTGTAAAGCTGAGTGTGTCTATGGTCCCTGGTCACGCCTCGATGCCTCCCAGGCAGACCACCATCGGGATCCTGGCTGCAGCAGTCAAAAG CCTGGAGGAGAACCCAATGCCGACGGTGTTTGGTTATGGGCCTGAACGTGGAACCTTTGAACAGCTGGCCCATAAG TTCAGGTTTCCACTGAAGTTCATATTGTCAAATTTGTGGCTGTTCTCTCCGATCGTTGCCAG GTTCATGGAAAGAAAACCAGAAACCAACAGTTTTATAAGGACGACCACAGCAGTCACCATGTTTAATGCGGGAGTTAAG TTGAATGTCATCCCCTCCCTTGCTGAAGCTTACATCAATATGCGAATCCACCCAGCACAGTCATTAAAAGAG GCAATGGACCATATCCATTCCACAGTGGGTGACCCGCGTGTGAAGATAGAGCTCATTAATGGGTTTGACCCTGAGCCCGTCAGCTCTTCGGATGAAAAGTCCTTTGGCTTTCAGATCATTAAGAAAACTGTGTTGGACGTCTTTCCAACAGTTACAGTTGCTCCAG GTATGTGTACTGCGAACACAGACAGTCGACACTTCAAGGACCTGACCAAGGATATTTATCGCTTTATACCTCTCTGGTTAAAACCAGGTGACACCCAGAG ACTCCATGGCATCAACGAAAGGATTTCCATAAAGAACTACGAGGAGTACGTCACGTTTTACTTTAGTCTGATTCAAAACTGTGACATTCAGAATCTCCCTGAGCCTCACAGTTCTGTCCATGAACTCTGA
- the LOC118110617 gene encoding chitinase-3-like protein 2: MLLSPLPFDNMCNIILTAGLCLVIASLGSSERLVCYFNSLAEDRPDAGKFTIEDIDPNKCTHLIYAFSDINEFNELVPTRRAEIFRYQLFNGLKTRNPSLKTLLAVGGPTFNKEKFSTMASTTQKRTTFIQSAVALLRIFQFDGLNLDWMYPVGAGGDPDNKQKFTLLCKELNAAFETEGKKHNRDRLILTASVSAEREVIDASYEVKKITKDLDFLNVLTFDFHGPCEDVTGHHSPLYVGSHDTGDKIYYNTDSAMQYWLDNGAPAHLLNLGLAAYGRAFSLSSASSDVGAPASGPGKEGCYTGEEGFWAYYETCLYTKGEMVQRIPDQKVPYAITENQWVGFDDTRSISTKVSYLKAKNFGGAFVWSLDLDDFSGNFCNQSKSPFISHLNSLLVQSCVQGACNGQTTGLFPNPSDKTTYFDCSVPVLLRCPVGEEFKKKDRKCETTTTTTTTAPTTTTTTPTTTTPTTINCGKAACKGATGKLVPNPLDKGSFYNCGPVKAHLQNYHTNNSNYHNSNYHNNNSYNHNSYYYKLCSSSRNHNSHNHSHHNYSNYHYHNSYYYR; encoded by the exons ATGCTTCTTTCACCATTACCTTT TGACAACATGTGCAACATAATTCTGACAGCAG GTCTCTGCCTGGTCATCGCCAGCTTGG GCTCTTCCGAAAGGCTGGTGTGTTACTTTAACAGCTTGGCCGAAGATAGACCAGACGCCGGGAAGTTCACGATTGAGGATATCGATCCGAACAAATGTACCCATCTGATCTACGCCTTCTCTGACATCAATGAATTCAATGAGCTGGTCCCCACTAGAAGAGCAGAAATATTTCGCTATCAGTTGTTTAATGGGCTCAAAACCAG AAATccttcactcaaaaccctgttGGCTGTTGGTGGCCCAACCTTTAACAAAGAAAA attcTCTACGATGGCGTCAACCACACAAAAGAGAACAACATTCATCCAGTCTGCTGTCGCACTGTTGAgaatatttcagtttgatgGGTTAAACCTGGACTGGATGTACCCTGTGGGAGCAGGAGGCGACCCAGACAACAAGCAGAAATTTACACTGTTGTGCAAG GAGCTCAATGCTGCCTTTGAGACTGAAGGGAAAAAACATAACCGTGACCGATTAATCCTCACAGCAAGTGTCTCTGCTGAGAGAGAGGTCATTGATGCCAGCTATGAAGTCAAAAAGATTACCAA GGACCTGGACTTCCTCAATGTGCTGACATTTGACTTTCACGGCCCCTGTGAAGATGTCACAGGACATCACAGTCCCTTATACGTGGGATCCCACGATACTGGAGACAAAATCTACTATAATACT GACTCTGCCATGCAGTATTGGTTGGACAACGGAGCACCTGCACATTTGCTAAATTTGGGACTAGCTGCATATGGGCGAgctttttccctctcctctgcatcCAGTGATGTTGGAGCTCCAGCCAGCGGTCCTGGTAAAGAAGGCTGCTACACTGGTGAAGAAGGATTCTGGGCCTATTATGAg ACTTGCCTTTATACGAAAGGGGAGATGGTCCAAAGGATTCCCGATCAGAAAGTTCCATATGCCATCACAGAAAACCAGTGGGTTGGATTTGATGACACACGCAGCATTAGTACGAAG GTCAGTTACTTAAAAGCAAAAAACTTTGGAGGAGCCTTTGTTTGGTCTCTGGACCTGGATGACTTCAGCGGAAATTTCTGTAACCAGAGCAAAAGTCCCTTCATCAGCCACCTGAATTCTCTCCTGGTTCAAa GTTGTGTTCAAGGTGCCTGTAATGGACAGACGACGGGGCTGTTCCCCAATCCCTCAGACAAAACTACTTATTTCGACTGTTCAGTACCAGTGCTCCTAAGGTGTCCAGTTGGAGAGGAATtcaagaaaaaagacagaaaatgcgaaacaactacaactactacaaccacagctcccaccaccacaacaacaactcctACTACCACAACTCCTACTACTATAAATTGTGGTAAAGCTGCCTGTAAAGGAGCGACAGGGAAGCTGGTCCCCAATCCCTTAGACAAAGGTTCTTTTTACAACTGTGGCCCTGTTAAAGCGCACCTCCAAAA CTACCACAccaacaactccaactaccacaactccaactaccacaacaacaactcctACAACCACAACTCCTACTACTACAAATTGTGTTCAAG ctcCCGCAACCACAACTCCCACAACCACtcccaccacaactactccaactaccactaccacaactcctaCTACTATAGATAG